The region cacttcataagcattttaccatttgatttgagtaaaactagcatcatatcatatacatacACAGGAAtataaaggtattcacggcaacccgtcaaaataaaagtttggtttaacttgaagataCTGTgccagaaatatattactattagtACTGCGactaaaattattaaactttaatttaatttaagaataatcaaatcacaaataaaaaatctaatggaattaatgttttattctttCATTTGATAACCGGAAACATTTAAATCCATAATACAGAATTTCTTCACAAAactattttaagaataaattagaataaattaagttgttgtATAGATTCAATTAATTAGACTTGCTTAAACAGAATTTGGTAAGAATAAAACATTGAGAGAAAAATCATAGTGCCCTATCATAGTGATTAGTTGATTTGAAGTTCAGAAGTTCATCAGTCAGTCTTGTTATATATCAAGTGCTCGGCATCATGGGAGAGTGAGTCAGCAGCACTAATGCCTCACGCACATGTCGTCCTCCGCAGGGGTCACATTCCTCACCGCGGCCACGGTCAACACCTAGAGATGGTCAGACAGGACACAACATCACCCCAGAGACGGCCATGAACGACGGCGAACATGACACAtcgcacatcaatctcttcagcACTCAGTGATTTCAGAAAAACTCGTTTAAAAGCCCAATTAACATAAAACCAGTTTGTGCATGTGATAACAGGCTCTAGAACAGAAACACTCATCAGATAAGCTCTCGGTGACTTCATGGTTAGCTCATCAAGATAATTATAGAGTCGTCGAGAGGGAATTTCATATACCAGAATCCAGCACTTATGATCTAATCGTGTTTGTAAAAGTCCCGTCAGGGGCTGGATTTATCTACATCGGTGTGGTGTATAAAACTCCACAACTGCACACCAAATCAGCCACTAGACACCCCAGAGAACCAGAGACATAGTAGGGCTAATCAAATATGGCAAAAATCATCACGATTCTTTTAGTTGATACTGagatcattattatttaattactagTGAACTTTGGAAACATTAGGCATTTATTGAACTTTTAGGCCTaaagcttgtttaaaaaaaaaaaaaataatgaaattaatttcCCTGAACTTTcctgaaaaactgaaaataaataaaataatttatgaaaaaataaaagtaaaaattcataaaaaaatttaaatactaaataaaaataatataataatattttaaatataaactacatataaaaataaaataataatcatataataataaaatataatttataattgcatataataatacaaaacaaaaataaaagtataaatataaataattcagaCATAAGATCATAAATAGTATAcactatataaacaaaaataataagaaataatacaCAAAGtaatataacatataaataataaataaactccaTCAAAATAGGTTAAcattaatattgttgttgttgttgtgctcCGCTGTAAAGGAAAGGCTGTGCTGAATTTAGAACACAGAACAAAACatgttatgtttttttcataaagtcattgaaaataaaatatgattaatcACCCAGCCCTTGTACTGAGTTAATATTAACAGCACTAGTCTTTCAACAGTGTCATTGTTTTCCGTTCAGTTGTTCTGTAGGTTAGTCTATCAGCTGTAACCACGTCTTATCATTGTCCATCTTGTTTTTTATTAGCAGCATTTATTATCAGTTTTTCAATAGCTGGATAAACAATTAGACTACCTGACAAAACCTCCAGCAAGAGTGCATGAGATGCAAAATAACTAAACTTACATATAAAGGACTGCGTTCTATAGAACATTCCTTTTTGTTGTGAAATGGCGAAATCTCAATCGTGAAGCAACCGTTAATGCCACACTTACTTACTCACCTTGGCAGCTGAAAAACAAGTTTCCAGGTGAGTGTTAGGAAGAACTAATCCAGCGGTGACTAATTAACACGTTCATCTGACTGTAACACAGTCTGTTAATCCTCATTATAGAGCGGCTCAAGTTTCTGTCTCAAACATCTTCCTCGGCCAACCAAATCAGGGTTACTTTAGTGCAACTCAGATACTTTtataagtaatattaatattttaaattagatttaatttcaatttaggtgttgaaaaaatacatttttgacaaaGCCTGGAAAAAATGCACTACACGTAGAGATTATGGGCCAATGTGCATCTCATGTCCCTAAAAAAAACCATTACATACATAAATAACcaacattattataataaaataaccaTCTGTACCAAAAAGCTAATGTAACAAatcctgaattgaattgaattaatctttatttcgaacaattcataaaaaaataaaaaataaaaatgacagcaattcataagaaatatccatataaataaacaaacatgtataacataataatataatattcaacCTGTTCGAAAAGGGATAGTTAGAAGCCCTAGGCTTATCAAAAACTACCCCCAGTAACTACCCTAACCAATTCACAATCTAACAAGAAaaattaacataacattttaaataatacaacaacaaaaaaaatactaaattaagtaAAGCGTTATCTTAatattaagatgaagaaaaaagcatATACAAAAACCATTATCAAGTATCCTTTCCCACCATAATGAATTATCATTCACCCTCTCCATTTCTATACTTATCAAGCAtaaaacttttgtacctttttctaaATTGCAACATATTAACACTTTGTTTGATTGAACTGCTCAGACCATTCCACAGAAGCACCCCACAAATCGAAACACACATACTTTTGAGTTTTGTCCGAGTCCTATGTTGactcaaatttaaatttaaatcccCTCTCAAGTTATAACCCCCAACCCTATCTGTAAATAAATCCTCACAcattacaaacaatacaaaaacacatgttataGACTCTTCCAATCCCAATAAATAACTAAAGAaccataaaaaatgtaatatgcatacAGGTCCGGTTTATTTTGAGCCAGTGCTTAACCGTCAATATATCATGTATTACTTTAAACTCATTTGACAACATATTCCAAATTCCATATTccgtttttcaatttttttaatccattaatTTTAAAGCCTAAGTCtcaacaatgtttttttcttaCTGATCACAtttcatacactgaaaaaaaaacgttGTAATGCAATGCTATGGGTAAGTTatgtatttttcattggctcaagtaaaaaaatatagatgtgaatcattaccttaaatattttaaatgttttgattggatgaatgtttttttttttcagtggacctgtttatatttttaaatgaatttgactGGTAAacacccttacaaaaattaaccatggttttattatagtgaaAAAGTATgaaccatgttttgtttttgttttttttacataccgTGGTtatcaaaaccatggttaattttcatgagAGCAGTATTCAAATAGATGAATGAATGCACCTGATTTGCCTTAAACAAATGTAACAATGTTAAACATTTacactacactcttaaaaataaagatgatgAACCTTTTTGtgtaaatggttccataaagaacctttaacatctgaagaacctttctgtttctcaAAAGGTTCTTTTTGGCAAAAGAAGGAAGGTtcatcagattataaaaaggtaagaaagagacggttctataaagaacctttgAGTGAAAGGTCAATTGTATTGcagtattcaaacaataaataccattttggcATTCAAAGGTAAGTTAATTAAAGAAAGAGTACAACTTTACAATCCACATTCTCCTTCTCTtcgctcaatcagtgtttcagccGCGCAAAGATGTTAATATAACAAACAATTCATGTAACATCACATTTATCTCAGAAAACATATTCAGTGACCATAAACTTGTTAGTCAGCCagaaaaataaactgcagaaAGGAGCATTTAGCTAAATATACGCACCGTAAAACACatccattattatttttactgttctttaCTACAGATGCTCACTTTAACAGGCATTTACTGAGCACATTGAAAAATATAGATAACTGGAAGAATGGATACGCTGCTTCCACTGTGATAAAGGTCTATTGTGAACAGCAGCGAGAGATTCACATGTAATGTTGTCAAGACGCATCCTCCAGACGAACTCCCCTGACCTGATACACACTGGTACCACTTCCTCTGTACACACCGTGAACCACAAATCCTGATAACGGCTCACTCAGTCTGCTCCAGAAAGAAGCTTTATTTCACACAAGGCTAAAGATTGGTGTTTGGACGAGGGATGGTTGGGCGGGTGatttttctgatttattaattcatttaagtgTAATGTTTTGCTGCAGTTTTTTGTGTGCACAAGACGCTGCAAATAACGCCAGACGTGAGTGCATCAGTCAAAACACGTCGTCTATCAAgtacattaacataaaaaaagtggaaaagcagTTCggtggaatgaaaaaaaaacctgtaatgcATACTACTGTTAGTTTGATATTTTATGTTAACGTGATGCTGACAGGCAGAAAGATGCATTTactgttaaatatatttagtaatttattttatacaagttgtcgttgtttattactttttcctctttgatgtttgtttttcaaaCCTGCTACGTATTTCATATTCTGTGTACTGTACCTGATTCCTTTTATCTTAGATTTGatgattgtttttttatgttatgtaaaaactgtaaaataaaaaaaaaaaacttatgtaaATGCTGGTGTTAGTCATTTTGAAATTTTTAATCGCCTCAACTTTTGACCTCTAAAACTGAATCTCTACGTTTTGGCTAAGAAATCTTCAGCATTTTTCTTAATTCACATTATTTCTGATTATATAAGATGTGTGAGTTTGTACAATCTTTATAAGTTAATATCTTACGCATCTTTTctgcatttgttttatatttatataatgttaacCACTTCACGGTCAACGTTCTTTAACCAGATGCACATTTTTAATCAAGAAAATGTTACTTACATCACATATTTTTAAGTTAGGCCTAAGCATAAAAAAGAAACCAAATTACAGATTTAACTCACCAAATCAAAATGATGCATAGCTAGACttctgaccaaaaaataaaaaacatctctGAACGGAAACACCGGCGAGCAAAGTCTCattctgtgtttattttaaacCAGATCCTGAATCCCGAGTGTCTGTGTGGATACAcgaaaggtcagaggtcagctgATTCAGCATTAAAGCAGGCAAATAACACAGCCTGAAAACATCCAGCTCTTCACAGagctgaaagaaagaaaggtgTTAAATTCTGCCCTAACTCTGAGAAACCCAAATGTAAGCAAAGCTACTTTTGGAACGTTTCTGTGttctgtgcgtgtttgtgtgcacATGTGCGGACTGAGATGATAGTTATTCGAAGCAGGTGATCAGTGTTGACCCCCAGCAGCTGCGTCTGGCTGCAGAGACAAACGCTGCGTGCCAAGAGTCTGGTGCTGAAGCGCCACCCCACCGACAGCCTAATCGCTCACGAGATTCCACCCAAATTCAAACAGTCGTGTATTATTTGtgattacatttaaatgcaaagCCAAAAAAcgcaatcttttaaaataaaacaattaagacCCAAAATTCAGAAGCCAATCAAGCTTATTCTGTAGGGCTGAAAAATTAAAGTGAGCACTTTGAAGGGTGCATGTTAATGAAGTGCACATTCAGTTTAACATACAGAagattattcatgtttttttaaagatgtcttttgtgctcatcaaggctgcatttatttgatcaaaaatacagaaaaaaaaacagaatatatgttaaaatgtaattcttcagcttcattactccagtgtcacatgatccttaagaaatcattcaattggtctttactattacttttaatcaatttaacacatccttgctgaataaatgtattaactcctttaaaaaaaacGGACTTTTaaaacggtagtgtatattgttacaaaagacttTGCAGAAgatgaacagcagtgtatatcaATGCaactttgtttttaatatataccaCCTCTAAAAACCTAACTTGTTTGTCACACTCAAGTCACCCAAAATTAATGTTTTGCTTTAATTTACCACATATATTTGGCTTTTGGCTGTGAAACACAGAATGCAATGCATGCCAGTGTTGTTTTACATAAGAAAAGCATGCAATGGGCATTTGAGCTCAAAAAAGTACTATAAAACTAGTCCAAATGCGCATTATAATTATAACTGATTTCTTCTTTAGTGGCTCTCAAATATCACAAAGCATGTTCAATATGGTGCATTAATTAATTCTCACATGCCACAAGAACGCAACTGAGATTAGGAGTTTAAATCAGGAGTTAAACATAGAGCAAAGTCATATTTCTGACCCTTTTTATGTGAATACAGGCGACTTTTATAGGACTTTCTTTTAATAGCTCGACAGCAGATTgtgatacaggtttggaatgacatggcgGTGAGAAAAcggtgacagatttttcatttttagttgaacGAACCCTTTAAAAGCACAGAAAGACACACAGAATACCCTGCGAGAAGGTTTGCTCTTGTGCAGACTAAAGAGGGTTCGGCATCCAGTAAAAAAACATCACCTGCTCCTCAGAGGCAAAAACACACTCATACCTCCATCTCTAGACTTTCTGCAACTAAACCAGTGCAAATGTGTTTACAGGCCGCAGCAGAAACAAATCCCAGTTGCACGAAGACACAAAAGATGAGACAAAAGGGACAGACCTAAAGCTTGTGTTACTTGAAAAGATGAATACTGTGCTGTTTACTAAGCAAGCGTCACAGTTACTATTGCTCATACCTAGGCTTAATGATCTGAACAAACCCCTAACAGCAGCATTTGTGTTCCAGACACGGATGATTCCTCAAAAAAACATGTAGGTAAAAATCTGCTAACTCAAGTCAAATGGGaattttaaaaggatagttcactcaaaaatgaagaaTTTCAAAGCTGAATGATTTTCTTTACTGTActcaacacaaaagaagacattctgaagaatgttgaaaaaaaaaacattgacggtagccattgacttccatagtatactcatactatgaaagtcaatggctaccggcaaCTGTTTGGTCCATTCTTCAAACCATTTATTTTGTGTTGAACAGCCAAAATAAACTCATTcagctttggaatgacatgagggttagtaaataatgattttaaggtttaaagagattttaagacattttatctTCTCCGCTGTTGTATTTCTCCTCCACTAAACCAACACTAGTCCAGCCAAATCACAAATTCGGACTTCcctaagaaaaaaaacacaggctCGCATGCCTCTAAAGAACATTTCTGTTGACGTCCAAGCCTTGGAAAGACACTGGCAGGAAGTGGCGTTCAAACCGGGAGACAAAGTATGTACTCTCTGAAGACTTGCCTTTTTCCGTCCAGGTCCAGGCCAAAAACAAGCCTCTAAGAGCCCTGTTTGTCTGTCTGCTCACCGACTACAATGTCCTTTTTGGGCTGTGCCAGTTTGGATGCCAGCAGCCTTAATTGTGATTGGTCTACCGCTGGTGCCCCGTAGTGACCAGAACCAATCAGCTGGTTACAAAGCAAAACGAGCCAGTTACCACAAGCCAAAGTTTGTGGTCATTGGCACCAAGCTGCATACTTAAACCCTGTGAGTTAGGTGCAAAACTTGTGTTTTATCAAAACAACAcactcaacaaacaaacaaacacaaacagactcATTTCAACAAAATCCACCTatatttaggaataaattatgggtaggattAGGTTTTTAAGGGTAATGAAtgggttaaatctatatttattggACAGTAAtattgatccaggatcaacaaaagatgttgatcagATATTGAACaggtcttacttggcaaaatcacactCTATATGTACTCACCAAATTCTCTGAAGACTACATGATCTGAGCTGTTCTTCATATTCATTTTATAGCTCTATATACTCTTTTTGGATTTCAGCTATTAACTTGTGTGTCCGTTGTTAAGTCATTCTCCTATGGAACTTAATTTGGTAGAAATACCCATAAAAGTGAGTCATCAACTCAGAGCCATTAAGCCTCCTTTTTAAGAATTAAAACTGCATGATGTGAAGAATGAAATGACATTGACTTTAGTCTACAGGACGTTGAAGCATGCCTTGTGAGATGATCCAGATTTTGGGAATTTGACGTCTGTTGCATGATGCCTTCGGGTGAAAAAGTCTGGATGAATGATGATTTAACCAGCTCAAAgataaataatgataatgtgaTTAAAGCAGTGCTCAAAgtataaaccctcttgtctggaAAAGACACTGAATCATTGACAAAACATGATTTACACCTGTTTTTCCACACCCTAATGATACTTTAATAAGTTCGGCACAAAGGCTGCTCTGTGCTGCTGGCTCCAGTAAATGGGGTTTGAGAAGTGCTGTCAAGTAATTAATCGTTATTAAtcacatctaaaataaaaaattgtgtttacataatatatgtgtgtgctgtatgcatatatatagacacatgcatgaatacatttaattaaaaaaatttttatataaaatttttgtataatataaattatatgaatatgaatatatacatgcaaatattttctaaatatatactgtatgtgtgtgtgtgtgtgtgtgtgtatatatatatatatatatatatatatatatatatatatatacatatatatatatatagtacacacatatattaggcctaaaaaatttttggatgagattaattgcgattaatcgtttgacaggaCTAGGTTTGAGCGTGTCCACCAAACAATTCTGGAAATGTTTATTCAAAACCAAGTTCTACGTCTACGCAAAAGGCACAAAGGAAAACTAAAAGGGTATGTTTTTATCTGTCCAGAACTGTAATATGCACTAAACTAATTAGAAGTAAATTAAGATCCTGCATGATCTACTCACCAAAATATTCctttttcatgtgcatctcgagCTCCTTCTCCAGCTCCAGGGTGAGGGCCTCCAGGCGCCGCTCCGCCGGACTCGGGCCGCTGTCCCGGGCTGGAGTGACCTGGTAAGGCAGCTTTAAGCGCTGTCCACCGGTGCACATCTTCCCGTAGCTAAACGCGATGTTGACGTCTGAATTCTGCTGCTGAGGCTCGGGAAACGCTTGGAGGTGGACGCGGTTGTTGTGGAGGCCGTTTGGCTCCGTGAAGTCCTGCAGCAGCATCGCGTCCTCCGGCAGACCGGGTCCCAGCATGGAGTGCTGCAGCTCGGGATACGCGCTCATAGAGCTCCGCGAACTCCTGGAGCTGTGGCTGGAGATGCTCGAGCGGGGACTGACCACGCAGTTTGCGGGTCGCGCTTCCTGACAGCAGATGCTGGACCGGGGGCTGGTCACGGGGATGCCGTGCACCGCGCCGCTCTCCGGCTCGTGGTTCCCCGCGGGCGAGTAGCTGGATCGCGGGCTCGTGGTGCTCGATCTGGGGCTGATGTGTCGCTGGTCGTAGCCCATGCTGATGCCGCTGGTTCGGTTGCTGCTCGGTTTGCTCCCGTAGTCGTAGCTGTTGAGGCTGGTTCTGGGGCTGGAGTGTTTGCTGGTGTCGCTGGCCGTGCTGGCGTAACTCGACCGAGGGCTGATCACGCCGCTCCTCTCGCAGTACTTCTCCTGTCCCGGTGACACCAGGCTGGACCGCGGGCTGCTGATGCTCGACCTCGGGCTGGTGTGTTTGCTCTGGTCTTGCGATGAGTGAGACGAAGCCAGACTGGAGCGTGGGCTCGAGGCCATGCATAAGCTGTTGCTCCTCACCTGCTTCCCGAGAACGAGCGCGTCGTAGGCGCATCCAGCGCTGTACCGGTGCGCCTGCACCTCCGCGTGCGTGTATCTCCGGAGACGCTCCGACGCGCCGCTGTAACACGGCAAGGCAATTTCAGATTTGGTGCAGTACGCGTCGGGATCGGGATAAACCGCGTCCCTTTGCTGAGAACAGAAATCCAGAGGCACTGAGGGTCTGTTTCCGTTGACGGAGCGCACGGGTGCCGCGCAGTAGACTTTGTTCCCGGGGGAGCTGCCATTCATTCGTTTAGTTATGGCTATTTCGGGGTTCGGTTCCCCGTACATCCCGTCTTGATAAACGTCAAATATGGAGAGGTTTTCCATCAGTTTGCTCGCCGGATCCTCGTCATATCCATCCATGTCGGGGGAGCGCGCGGAGCACTAACGTTAGTCAACTACAACACAAACAGCATTTTACGCGGAAAAACGCCGCCTCGGGCGAGCCA is a window of Carassius carassius chromosome 23, fCarCar2.1, whole genome shotgun sequence DNA encoding:
- the LOC132101768 gene encoding Wilms tumor protein 1-interacting protein homolog; this encodes MDGYDEDPASKLMENLSIFDVYQDGMYGEPNPEIAITKRMNGSSPGNKVYCAAPVRSVNGNRPSVPLDFCSQQRDAVYPDPDAYCTKSEIALPCYSGASERLRRYTHAEVQAHRYSAGCAYDALVLGKQVRSNSLCMASSPRSSLASSHSSQDQSKHTSPRSSISSPRSSLVSPGQEKYCERSGVISPRSSYASTASDTSKHSSPRTSLNSYDYGSKPSSNRTSGISMGYDQRHISPRSSTTSPRSSYSPAGNHEPESGAVHGIPVTSPRSSICCQEARPANCVVSPRSSISSHSSRSSRSSMSAYPELQHSMLGPGLPEDAMLLQDFTEPNGLHNNRVHLQAFPEPQQQNSDVNIAFSYGKMCTGGQRLKLPYQVTPARDSGPSPAERRLEALTLELEKELEMHMKKEYFGICVKCGKGVYGASQACQAMGNLYHTNCFTCCSCGRRLRGKAFYNVSGKVYCEEDFLYSGFQQTAEKCFVCGHLIMEMILQALGKSYHPGCFRCVVCKEGLDGVPFTVDVENNIYCVKDYHTVFAPKCASCNQPIFPVQGSEETIRVVSMDKDYHVECYHCEDCGLQLNDEEGHRCYPLDGHLLCHRCHLHRLKTPVPTHLAPSYPLHVTEL